Within the uncultured Draconibacterium sp. genome, the region AAATTCATTTTTAATCTTAGTAATAGATTTATCTCCTATTGATTTTCTAATATTTTTTACATACGCGTTTGATAAACCAACTTTTTTTTCAAAAGATGCTGGATTTAAGCCTTTTTTTTCAATAAATTCTAGTAGTCTATCCCGAACGCTACTCATTGTTAATTGTATTATTGTTTTAAATTGTTCTATATTTGTTCTAAATTCTAAAATTCTTGCGATGAAAAAAGCGGTCAAGCAACTCAAAAAAGATCTGAAGGCACTCACCAACAGACACGATGTTCTTAGCGATTGGCAAGGTCAATCTAACGATTGGCTATATAAGCGCATAACTAGTATTAAATGGCTGGCAATTACCCTATTCATCGTTTCCATTGCTATCGATATTATCTGCCATAAATTAGGCTAACTACATACTTCATAAAATCCAGTATATTATCGCTTCCAACCGTGGATACAAACAAAGCTATCAAGCTAATTATGAAAGAATATTTCCTTATATACTCGGCATCGTACCAATGCGTTTCGTAATACACCCAACCCCTTTTTAATATTTTCTTGCCTTTTTTCGATACAACAAGAACTTTGCTTTTTTTATCTGGCTCTAATATTTTGTTGTCTTGCAAATCAGCTAACAAGCGATCAAGAAACTTTTTACCGTGCATCATTTCAATGTTTCTCCATAATTTTAAGTTTAATCTTTTTTTTAAAAATGCAGGCTCAAACCTTGAACGACTTATTCTACTTAATACTGAAAATGTTATTCTCTCTCTTTCTTTTTCGTCCATATAACTACATGATATATAGAGAATTAAAACATACATATTAGAACGAAATCTATTTTGCTCTATATTTATTTGCAAATATTAGAACAATGCTCTGTATTTGTATTTATTATTCAATTAACAATTCAAAAATACTAAAAATGGCAGATTCTAACAATACCACAAACGGGGGATTTCGCAAAGCCTGGGGAATGTTGCCCGCCGATGAGCAGCCAAAAATCAGGGAAAAAATTAAAGAAACATGCGGTTGGGCTTCCAACACTACTTTTTCTCAACGCTTAAATGGACACTCAGAATTTCGTCCGTTAGAAGTAGAAGCGCTGAAAGCAATATTCGCAGCATGGAACATCGACTTTGAAAAAGCTGAATACATTAAACAGTTAGCACAATGAACCCCTTATCTAAACGCGAAATGCAGGTAGCAGATTTAGTACACCAAGGGTATATTGATAAGGAAATTGCCAACCAGCTAAACATTAGTTACGAAACGGTGCGTACCCACACAAAAAATATCAGGCGTAAATTAAACGCCCGTCATGCTGTAGATATTACCCGCATTTTTATTACCAAGCTAAAAGAGAATGCTATTCAAATCATTCTGGCTATAGCAGCTACATATCTCATTCATAAACATCCCGAGATAATTGATACCATTAAAACTTCATTAGTACATCATTTAAAAATCTCATTCAAATGAATAACACGATCACATCCGAATTTCCAGAAAGAAGCAACAACGAATTGCAACAAGCAAAATTAAACTTCATTGAAGAACATGGTTTACAGGAGTATTTAAATTCTCACGAGTGCTATTTGAATACCCGGTGGTTAACCTACACCGAAATTCAGAAAGAAATGCGCGAAGTACGCTGGAACACCATCGCCGAAATGCAAAAGAATTATCAATACAACTAATCTATTCGAAAATTAAAGCACAGCCCTGCATAGCGAAGTGAAGTGTTAAAATTTGGCATAAAAAAAGCCGGATCACAAAACCGAAGTTTCGTGTCCAACTCGCTTAACTCAATACAAATAAAAAAAGGATATTTTACATTTGCAAAATAAATCTAAAAAAAATTACTCCAAAAGGTTTATTACATCCCTGTTTATACGATCACAAATGCTGTAATCTTCTTCTATATAAATATCTGCCATTTTGTGTTCTTTTGTAACGTGGCCAAGGCAAAAGTCAACATCTGCAGTTGTGGCACCTGCTTTATTTCGGGCAAGACTGGCCCAGCTGTGGCGTACCCATAATGTGGTAACCTTTTTTATTTCTTCCCGTTCACAAATGTTTTTCAATCCGGTGTTTACAGCCTTTCCTAAATTCTGAACTGTTGCATACCTGTTCTTAATATCAGAAAGAAATCCTTTCGACGAATATTTATCGAACAAAAACTGTAATTCCAGTTCAACTTTTATCGATAGTAGAATATTATCTTCTTCTTCCTCTCGGTCCATCTTTTTCCTTTCATATTCTACCCTCCCTGAAATTGGTGCTTCCAATTTATACAAATCCGCAATATTCATTCCCATCAAATAAAACAGCATCATAAATACATCCTTGCCCAAAATATCACGTGATTGATCACATTTGGAATCCCGAATTTTCTTTATTTCCTCGGTTCCAATATTCTTTCTCTTTCGCTTGTACTTTGGAATTTTTACCTTTTTAAACGGATCGTGATGTACTCTGATTATCCCTAAATCATCGTCATTAACTTCCAGCTTGTATTTATTGAATAATGCGCGAATGCCCCGGAGGTAGTTATTAATGGAACCGGGCTCAAGTGGCTTATCACCCGGTCCTTTTTTTCTCAGCTGTTTAATCAGGTCATTTAGTAGTGATGAAGTAATGTCATTGGCATCGATTATTTCTGATTTATAAAACCATGTCAAAGCGTTTAGCGAATCTTTGTACCAATTAGAAGTACTTTCTTTACGGGGTTCTGCAATTATTTGCCTTGAAAAGCTAACAAAGTTTATGTTCTCGGTTTTTGGGTCGGTGAACTTAACCAGGTGATTGCGTAAAGCGGTACAGCTCATTTGACGCAACTTCATGCTACCTATTTTTAGCACAATCTTCCGGTAACTCTGTATAATATCTCCCAACTCATAATTCAGGTTATCAGCCTCGGGACACTCCTCCAATACCTCCCCGGTTTTGCTCATATACATCGACGCGATAAAAAAACGCGTGGGTATATATTTACTATCGCCGTTGTGGTACACTCGTATTTTGATATTTGTGGTACCATCGGCCTTATTATGATTATCGGATTGGGACTTAAAAACTACAGGTTTAAATGTTGCCATTTTATCAATTTTAATGTGATTCAACACAAGCCTGTGAAGCCCAAAAAATGAAATCGTTTCAAAACTATTTCAAAGAATGCACTCTTTTAAACCCCCTTATTAAGCATAATTAAGTAGTAAAGTGCTAAATTTTAAGCAAAATAAGCGAGGGACACTGACTTGTGCCAACTCGCTTATCTCTTTGAAAATCAATGTCTCAACATCGATTTTTTCTCTGTACCCCGGACGGGATTCGAACCCATGACCTACTGCTTAGAAGGCAGTTGCTCTATCCAACTGAGCTACCGGGGCAGCCTTATTTTGCGCTGCAAAAGTATAAATCTAATTGCAAATAACAAATACCAAATCTGAAATAATTCAAATTGCAGAACATTTCAAGATTATACAGTGTAGTTCTGTTCAATAAAAAACCGTTCTATTACTCAATTAAAATAAATGGGAGTAAAAAGTAAACACTATTTTTGCGCCTGATTTGATGTCAAAATTTAGTAAAAACATACCGCGTCTCTATCTGGTAAAAATCTCGAAGTGGTTTAATATGGTTATGCCAATTGTTGTGCTGTTTTACCAGAGCAACAACATGGGGATGCACGAAATTTTCGTACTGAAAGCCATTTATTCCATTGCCATTGTTGGTATGGAAATTCCCTCGGGCTGGATGGCTGATGTTTGGGGACGTAAAAAGACGCTGGTTCTGGGAAGTATTCTGGGAAGTCTTGGATTTCTGATCTACAGTTTCTCTTATGGTTTCTGGGCTTTTGTGGCTGCCGAAATAATTCTCGGAATCGGGCATTCTTTTGTTTCCGGTGCCGACTCGGCCATGTTGTACGATAGTTTAAAAGCTGATAAACGTACCGATAAATATGTGCGCGAAGAAGGCCGGATAACCTCGGTTGGTAATTTTTCCGAAGCCATTGCCGGCGTAGTTGGCGGACTTTTGGCAGTCATTAGTTTGCGCACACCCTTCTATTTTCAGTTTGGTGTGGCAGCCATTGCCATTCCGGCTGCACTTACCATGATGGAACCTAAAATTCACTCCACCGAGCATATTCATTCGGTTATGAAAATGGTGCAAAACATTCGAAAAACCTTTGTTACGAATCATAATCTGCGTGTTGCCATATTGTTGTCGTCGGTAACGGGCACGGCAACACTTACTTTCGCGTGGTTTGTTCAGCCCTTTTTTAAAGCAATCGGTCTGCCTGTTGAATTTTTTGGTGTCTTTTGGACGGCGCTAAATTTAACGGTTGGCGTGTCTACTGTTTTTGCCTACAAAGTGGAAGAGTTTTTAGGAAGACGCTGGTCGATACTGTTGGTTATTATTTTGCTCTCGGTCGGATATGTTTTCTCCGGAATCACCATTTCGTACTGGGGACTTGGCTTTTTGTTTCTATTCTACCTGGTGCGTGGACTGGCAACACCAATATTTAAAAATTACATTAACCAGTACACCGATAGTGAAGTGCGGGCCACTATGCTCTCTGTACGAAACTTTATTATTCGCATTGCGTTTGCGGGCATCGGGCCATTGTTGGGTTGGATAACAGATAATATAAGCCTTAGTAAAGCATTTTTGCTGGCCGGGATTATTTATCTTGTAGCAGCAATAGCCGTTACTTTTCCCTGGTTACGAAACAAAAGCGAAGAAAAATGAGCAAATCTGTATTGATATTCGATCTTGACAACACCATTTACCCGGTAAGTTCAATAGCTAAAAAACTATTTGAGAAGCTTTATGCTGTTATCGAAAAGAGTGGCGGATACGAAGGAGATCTGAAAGCCATTAAATTGGAAATACAACGTACGCCATTTCAGAATGTAGCCAGCACATTTTCGTTTAGCGAGCAATTACTGAAAGAATGCATGGAAGTGCACATCAACCTAACTTACGATGATCCGATGCAGTATTTTCCCGATTATGAATTGGTTAGAGAACTCCAGCAAACTAAGTTTCTGGTCACTTCGGGTTTTAGTAAATTGCAGCACAGCAAAATCGACAATCTGGGCATTCGCAACGATTTTAAAGAAATTGTAATTCTCGACTTGCAAAAATCAAACGACACCAAAAAGGATATTTTCAAACAACTTCTGGAGGATTATAAACTTTCAGAAGAAGAAGTTTTGATTATTGGCGATGATATTAAATCGGAAATTCAGGCGGGAAAAGAGCTTGGAATCGACACGGTTATTTACGATCGTTTGGAAAAATACACTGACTTAAATCTTTCTAACAAAATCGAGAATTTTGCAGAACTCCCGAAGTTTCTTTAATCCGAATTATTCATCACAGAATTGCGAGAAGTCTAATGCGACGTAAGTTTCGCTCCCATTTTCGATACTCAAAAATGGACTCAACTATGTCGGGATTAATCCGGACAAACGTGACTATTGCTAAATTCATAAGAATTATCCGGGTTAAAGCTCCAGCTTTAATCCGTCGTAAGCCATAAAAACATTTTCCGGTAATTCTTTCATCACATCGTCGTATTTACCAAAAGCGTGACTAATGTGTGTGAGATAGGTTTGTTCCGGATTAATTCGTTGAACAATTTCCAGCACTTCTTCCAGGTTGAAATGCGACAAGTGCTTTTCTTTCCGCAAGCAGTTAATGATCAGAATTTTGGTTCCCTTAACTTTCTCTAATTCACTTTCTTCAATGAAATTGGTGTCAGTTATGTAGGTTAAACCGCCCACACGGTAACCATAAACCGGCAATTTATGGTGCCAGCAGCGAATTGGCACAAACTCAACTCCATCAACAGCGAACGGCGCGTCATCAACTTTACGCAATTCCATCTTCGGTATGCCCGGATATATAAACGTGGCAAACACATAATTAAAGATGCGTTTGATCGCTTTTTGCACCCGCTCTTCCGCAAAAATTTCCATATGGTTTTTCTGCACCCAGTTATAAGAACGAATATCATCTAAACCAAAAATATGATCAACATGCTCGTGTGTCAACAAAATCGCCCGAAGCGTTTTTACCTTTTCGCGCAACATCTGCTGGCGGAAATCAGGCCCCGCGTCAATCACAAAATTTTTATCGTTAATGTTTAGCAGTATTGAGGATCGTAATCGTTTGTCTTTTTTGTTTTTTGAAGTACAAACGTCGCAATCGCACGCCACAACTGGTACGCCCTGAGAGGTGCCAGTTCCGAGTAAAGTTGCATTTATTTTTATTGAAGGATTTTATTGACAGCAAAATTAATAAAAGCAATTCTATAAAAAGTATAATCACTACTTTTGCAAAAATCTTTTAACGAATGGCAACACTTTATCTCGTACCGAATGTTTTGGCCGATGGCGACTGGCAAACAGTTTTACCTGTTCAGGTGGAACCGATTTTAACCAACACGAAATATTTTATCGTTGAAAATATACGCACGGCCAGACGTTTTATGAAACAGGTAAACCGAGAGATAAATATTGACGAGTGTACCTTTTACGAAATTAACAAACGCACCAATTCTGATGACTTGCCACGCTTTCTAAAGCCCATTACTGATGGACATGATGTAGCTGTATTATCAGAAGCCGGCTGTCCAGGTGTTGCAGATCCCGGTGCCGAAGTGGTAAAAATAGCACATAAAAAAGGGATAAAAGTAGTGCCAATCGTTGGGCCGTCTTCCATTCTATTGGCGTTGATGGCCTCAGGGATGAACGGGCAGAATTTTGCTTTTAAAGGTTATTTGCCGGTTAAACCGCAGGAACGGGTAAAAGAATTACAGGCTTTGGAAAAAACAATCAGAAGCAGCCGGCAAACGCAGATTTTTATCGAAACGCCATACCGAAACAACCAACTGGTAAGCGACGTTTTAAAATCGTGCTCGCCATCTACATTACTTTGTGTGGCAGCCAATATTACCGGGGAGAATGAATTTATTCAAACCAAATCAATTCAGGACTGGAAAAAAGTCGGTGTTCCCGATTTGCACAAACAACCGGTAATCTTTTTGTTGGGGTAAAAATAGTTTTTCAGATAAGCTTGAGTTCCTGAAGTAATCTGAACTCCATCTCAAAATTTGGGGTAAAAATAGCCTTACCAAGGTTTTTCTCCACCTGATTTTTTGTCCAGAAACGAAGTTCTTCCACCTCGTCCGACTGGATGCCAAAACCTTTATAATCGTAAGTGGTAAACAGGTAAATCAATTCGGCTTCCACCTCCGATTCCCATTTGTACACTTTTTGCAGTTTTGCCGAAAAATCTTTTAAACCAATTTCCTCGAAAACCTCTTTTTTTAGTGCTTGCTCCAAAGTCTCACCTGCCGAAATATGACCGCCAACAGCCGTATCCCATTTCCCGGGTTGGATTTGTTTATCAGCCGGTCGTTTTTGAATGAGTATAGCTCCTTTATTATTGAGCACATGCAAATGCACCACCGGATGTAATAATTTACTTCCGTTGTGTACCTGGCTACGTGGTGCCTGACCGGTAACTTTTCCCTGTTCATCAACCAGAGGCACCCACTCTTCCTTTGTCAACGCCTTTTGTTTCTTTTTCTGACGAAGCATTTCGAATAAAAAATAAACACCAAAAATAATGTAAAATAATCCGCCGCTAATAAATGCCCAGGCTTCTTTGCTCATAAAAAAGGCAGAATAAAACACCAAAACTGTATGCACCAAAAAGATAAAGAACAGGCTCTTCATACTTTGTCGCATCTGCTGTATCTGGGCGGTATTAAACTCTACATCTTTCATGTAGCGTTGCCCCATCATCCCAACTATATTTACATTTGAGAATGCCGAAATGGCCAGAACAGCCACCAGAATCAGTTCGATCAATCCGGGTTTCAGCTTGAAAAAAATATCGTTGTCGAGCAGAATAGAAACCCCGCCAAGGACCACCAGTAGCAAAGTATCGAAAAGCACAAATTTCTCGAATCGCTTTTCTTTAATGGCAATCCAGGCCATTTCTGCCACACCTACACCTATAGCAACAAAAAGCCCGATTTTAGTCCCCCATATTTCATCAGCGGCGATGAAAACAAACAAAGGAATAAAACCAGGCAGTAATTTTTTAAATAATTGTGCTCTGTTCATAGGAAACAACGAGCAATAGATTATTCTTCCTCGTCGGTAGAAGTTTCAAAAGGAATAACCTTGTAAATTTCTACCTCCATTAAAACCGTTTGAAAAGCTCCGATAGAATATCCGGAACCTGATTGACCGTAAGCTAATTCAGAGTTGATCACCAGGCGCGATCTTGTTCCGGGCTGCATATAGGTCAAGCCTTCTTCAAGTCCCTGAATCGAACTTCCGGCTCCGACAGTAACCTCGTACGGTTCATATCGATGTCCATCAAGATAACCGTTTGTTTCGTCAACCAATAAACTATCCGGACCTTCGATTAACGACCAGGTAGCATAAAATAACTGAACACGGTCGCCAGCTTTTATGGTATCTCCCTCGCCGGTTCCAGGTTCATTAAAATAATAAAGACCAGATGCCGTAGGTTCCGCTCCCGGGTGAGCAATTGCCATGTATTCATCCAACAACGCCAGTTCATCATCCCTCATTTTTTTGTAATCAACTCCATCGTTACAGGCAAAAAATGCAACAGCCCCTAAAATCAATAAAATATATGATAATGTTTTCTTCATCTGATCTTTAATTATTTCTATCTATAAAATAGTGTGATTCAATTTTAAATTCGCTGCAAATTTAATGAAGTGGTTTTATTTCTACCACATCTACCTTAAAAACTATTGTAGTATTTGGTGGAATGTGGCCTGCACCGGTTTCGCCATACCCTAATTCGGACGGGATAATTAAAAACGCTGAACCTTCTTCATCAATAACGCTTACTCCATCATTAAATCCATCAATCACTCCTTCGGTACCTAAAATAAACTCCCATGTTTCGTCTCCGGTACTATCAAATATGCTACCATCCATAAAACTGCCGGTATATTTTATTACACAGGTATCTCCAACCTCAGGATAGGTACCATTTCCAATCGAATCGGTAATGTAATACACCCCCAGTGCTGTTGTATCAATATCCAGTCCCCTGTTTGCCAAAGTATCAAGATACACATCTAACAAAGCAGCTTCTTCAGCTTTTGTTGGCGGAATGTACTCTTCGCCATCGTCAATACATGATACTATTGCAACTCCGATAACAATCGCTAATAAAAATCTTGTAACTAATTTTAAATTCATTTTTAACATTTTTAAATTGTTGTCTCCAACAATTGATGCTTATACTCGGGTAAAAGTTGCGTGAACTTTAATAAAGTATTTTCAAAATCTAATTCCGACTCACCTCCGGCAGCATTCAAATGCCCGCCACCATTGAAATGGCTTGATGAAAATTCATTTGCAGGAAAATTTCCTTTTGAGCGAAAAGATGCTTTTACATATTCATCTTTTTCGATAAACAGCGCACTGAAAACTATATTTTTTATCGACAGCGGGTAATTTACAAATCCCTCGGTATCGCCGGGCTGAAAATTAAACCGCTTCAATTCTTCTTTACTAATACTGATCACCGCAGCTCTGTACTCCGGGAAAACCTGCATTTTCTCGTTCAGGCAATACCCCAGCAATTTCATACGGTCGGCCGAATAATTATGAAATACCGACGATTGAATTTTATCGGTGTTTATCTCATATTTCAACAATTCGGAAACCACTTTAAACGTGTTTTTCGAAATATTATGACTAAAACCACCAGTATCGGTAAGAATGCCAGTATACAATGCTTCTGCTGCTTTTTGCGACAGGTTTTCGTTTAATCCGGCTGCTTCAAGCACATCAAAAACCAATTCGGCAGTTGAGCTGTACGACGTCTCGGAAACCATAAAATCGCAAAACTGCGTAGGGTACGGATGATGATCGATCAATACTTTTTTCTTCTCAAACTCGAGAATTTTCTTTTCGAGCTTTCCGGCACGCGAAGCCTCGTTAAAATCCACACAGATCATTGCATCGGCCTGTTTCAGCCAACTTTTAGCTTTCTTTTTATCTTTATCGTAAATAATTACCGGAACATCGACAGAAAACCATTTTAGAAACACGGGGTAGTCGTTTGCAGACAATACCTTAACCTCATGTCCAAAATCGGCAAGTACCTGCCCGAGCCCCAGCGCCGATCCAATAGCATCGCCATCCGGATTTTCATGCGGAATAATGACCAACTTCATTTTCGAAGTTGTGAGCAATGCTTTAATCGATGTAATAATCTCTATGTCAATATTTTTCAAAACATTCAAAAATTAGAATTGGCAAAGATAAAAAATCTTGCCTCGCTTGAAAACGCTAATAACCCAAATTTTGTTAATATTGTAAAAGGCAAGCTTTTATTAATGACTTGAACCAATAAACAGACAAATAATATATAAAACTTTTAAAATGGCTGGAAACAGAACCTTTACAATGATTAAGCCCGGAGCAATGAGAAAGAACTACGAGGGCGCAATTTTAAAAATGATAAACGATGCCGGTTTTAAAATTCGTGCGATGAAACTCACGCGCATGTCGAAAACTCAGGCCGGTGCCTTTTACGAAGTTCACAAAGGAAAACCGTTTTACGATAAACTCATTCAGTTTATGAGCTCGGGACCAATTATAGCCGCCATTTTAGAGAAAGAAAATGCCATAGAAGATTTTCGGGAACTGATTGGAGCCACCAACCCGGAAAACGCTGCAGAAGGCACCGTACGTAAAATGTTTGCCTGCAGTGTTACCGAAAACGCGGTTCATGGCGCCGACAGCGATGAAAACGCAACGCGCGAAGCCGACTTTTTCTTTTCTACTTTCGAGCGGTTTTACGACTACGAATAAGCGATTTATTCAACACTTATTACAGCTGTAGTTTCGTGCGATTCTCCCGGAGCCAGATCGATCTGATCGTTGATCTTGTTCACCGTTTCGAGACATACAAAAGTTTCATATCCATCGTTGGGCATGTCGCTCATTTGCTCGCATGCTTCGGCACCG harbors:
- a CDS encoding helix-turn-helix transcriptional regulator; translation: MNPLSKREMQVADLVHQGYIDKEIANQLNISYETVRTHTKNIRRKLNARHAVDITRIFITKLKENAIQIILAIAATYLIHKHPEIIDTIKTSLVHHLKISFK
- a CDS encoding phage integrase SAM-like domain-containing protein — encoded protein: MATFKPVVFKSQSDNHNKADGTTNIKIRVYHNGDSKYIPTRFFIASMYMSKTGEVLEECPEADNLNYELGDIIQSYRKIVLKIGSMKLRQMSCTALRNHLVKFTDPKTENINFVSFSRQIIAEPRKESTSNWYKDSLNALTWFYKSEIIDANDITSSLLNDLIKQLRKKGPGDKPLEPGSINNYLRGIRALFNKYKLEVNDDDLGIIRVHHDPFKKVKIPKYKRKRKNIGTEEIKKIRDSKCDQSRDILGKDVFMMLFYLMGMNIADLYKLEAPISGRVEYERKKMDREEEEDNILLSIKVELELQFLFDKYSSKGFLSDIKNRYATVQNLGKAVNTGLKNICEREEIKKVTTLWVRHSWASLARNKAGATTADVDFCLGHVTKEHKMADIYIEEDYSICDRINRDVINLLE
- a CDS encoding MFS transporter; the protein is MSKFSKNIPRLYLVKISKWFNMVMPIVVLFYQSNNMGMHEIFVLKAIYSIAIVGMEIPSGWMADVWGRKKTLVLGSILGSLGFLIYSFSYGFWAFVAAEIILGIGHSFVSGADSAMLYDSLKADKRTDKYVREEGRITSVGNFSEAIAGVVGGLLAVISLRTPFYFQFGVAAIAIPAALTMMEPKIHSTEHIHSVMKMVQNIRKTFVTNHNLRVAILLSSVTGTATLTFAWFVQPFFKAIGLPVEFFGVFWTALNLTVGVSTVFAYKVEEFLGRRWSILLVIILLSVGYVFSGITISYWGLGFLFLFYLVRGLATPIFKNYINQYTDSEVRATMLSVRNFIIRIAFAGIGPLLGWITDNISLSKAFLLAGIIYLVAAIAVTFPWLRNKSEEK
- a CDS encoding HAD family hydrolase, translating into MSKSVLIFDLDNTIYPVSSIAKKLFEKLYAVIEKSGGYEGDLKAIKLEIQRTPFQNVASTFSFSEQLLKECMEVHINLTYDDPMQYFPDYELVRELQQTKFLVTSGFSKLQHSKIDNLGIRNDFKEIVILDLQKSNDTKKDIFKQLLEDYKLSEEEVLIIGDDIKSEIQAGKELGIDTVIYDRLEKYTDLNLSNKIENFAELPKFL
- a CDS encoding MBL fold metallo-hydrolase, producing the protein MACDCDVCTSKNKKDKRLRSSILLNINDKNFVIDAGPDFRQQMLREKVKTLRAILLTHEHVDHIFGLDDIRSYNWVQKNHMEIFAEERVQKAIKRIFNYVFATFIYPGIPKMELRKVDDAPFAVDGVEFVPIRCWHHKLPVYGYRVGGLTYITDTNFIEESELEKVKGTKILIINCLRKEKHLSHFNLEEVLEIVQRINPEQTYLTHISHAFGKYDDVMKELPENVFMAYDGLKLEL
- a CDS encoding SAM-dependent methyltransferase, which translates into the protein MATLYLVPNVLADGDWQTVLPVQVEPILTNTKYFIVENIRTARRFMKQVNREINIDECTFYEINKRTNSDDLPRFLKPITDGHDVAVLSEAGCPGVADPGAEVVKIAHKKGIKVVPIVGPSSILLALMASGMNGQNFAFKGYLPVKPQERVKELQALEKTIRSSRQTQIFIETPYRNNQLVSDVLKSCSPSTLLCVAANITGENEFIQTKSIQDWKKVGVPDLHKQPVIFLLG
- a CDS encoding NUDIX domain-containing protein → MNRAQLFKKLLPGFIPLFVFIAADEIWGTKIGLFVAIGVGVAEMAWIAIKEKRFEKFVLFDTLLLVVLGGVSILLDNDIFFKLKPGLIELILVAVLAISAFSNVNIVGMMGQRYMKDVEFNTAQIQQMRQSMKSLFFIFLVHTVLVFYSAFFMSKEAWAFISGGLFYIIFGVYFLFEMLRQKKKQKALTKEEWVPLVDEQGKVTGQAPRSQVHNGSKLLHPVVHLHVLNNKGAILIQKRPADKQIQPGKWDTAVGGHISAGETLEQALKKEVFEEIGLKDFSAKLQKVYKWESEVEAELIYLFTTYDYKGFGIQSDEVEELRFWTKNQVEKNLGKAIFTPNFEMEFRLLQELKLI
- a CDS encoding FKBP-type peptidyl-prolyl cis-trans isomerase; protein product: MKKTLSYILLILGAVAFFACNDGVDYKKMRDDELALLDEYMAIAHPGAEPTASGLYYFNEPGTGEGDTIKAGDRVQLFYATWSLIEGPDSLLVDETNGYLDGHRYEPYEVTVGAGSSIQGLEEGLTYMQPGTRSRLVINSELAYGQSGSGYSIGAFQTVLMEVEIYKVIPFETSTDEEE
- a CDS encoding FKBP-type peptidyl-prolyl cis-trans isomerase — its product is MNLKLVTRFLLAIVIGVAIVSCIDDGEEYIPPTKAEEAALLDVYLDTLANRGLDIDTTALGVYYITDSIGNGTYPEVGDTCVIKYTGSFMDGSIFDSTGDETWEFILGTEGVIDGFNDGVSVIDEEGSAFLIIPSELGYGETGAGHIPPNTTIVFKVDVVEIKPLH
- a CDS encoding bifunctional oligoribonuclease/PAP phosphatase NrnA, with product MKNIDIEIITSIKALLTTSKMKLVIIPHENPDGDAIGSALGLGQVLADFGHEVKVLSANDYPVFLKWFSVDVPVIIYDKDKKKAKSWLKQADAMICVDFNEASRAGKLEKKILEFEKKKVLIDHHPYPTQFCDFMVSETSYSSTAELVFDVLEAAGLNENLSQKAAEALYTGILTDTGGFSHNISKNTFKVVSELLKYEINTDKIQSSVFHNYSADRMKLLGYCLNEKMQVFPEYRAAVISISKEELKRFNFQPGDTEGFVNYPLSIKNIVFSALFIEKDEYVKASFRSKGNFPANEFSSSHFNGGGHLNAAGGESELDFENTLLKFTQLLPEYKHQLLETTI
- a CDS encoding nucleoside-diphosphate kinase, which produces MAGNRTFTMIKPGAMRKNYEGAILKMINDAGFKIRAMKLTRMSKTQAGAFYEVHKGKPFYDKLIQFMSSGPIIAAILEKENAIEDFRELIGATNPENAAEGTVRKMFACSVTENAVHGADSDENATREADFFFSTFERFYDYE